The bacterium sequence TTTTCTTCCATTCTCTAATAAAGACAACTTCGATCGACTTTTTCTTCCCGATCCAGCGCTTTCTTTCTAAATTTCTTTTATGGGCACTCGGGATGTCGTCATGATCCTACCCATGTAAGATTAGTTGCCTTTTGAGACGCTGAATGATTGATTTATTGGATTGAGTCGGATGCCTCGTGAAGCGCAGTCGTCTAAAAGGTCTGGCTGTTCAAGGGATCGTTTGCGTTGATGGGAGGTTGACTCTTTGACAAACGAACGTTCGTTCTATAATATACGAACGTTCGTGCTATATGAAGTAGGAGGAGCACAACGTGAACCTCGACAGCAAATCAGTAGCCGGATCGGCTACAAGATCGACGATTTTGGCGGCAGCTGTAGATCTTGCTTCTGCTGAAGGTTTGGAAGGACTCACTATAGGACGCTTGGCGTCTGAGTTGCGAATGAGCAAAAGCGGATTGTTTGCACATTTCGGATCCAAACTGGAGCTTCAACTGGCGACACTTGAATGGGCACGTGAAATCTTCATCCGCGAAATTGTTGCGCCGGCAGATCGGGAGGATGCAGGATTACCGCGGTTATACCGGATGTTGCTGGAGTGGCTCAATTATGTGGAACGAATTGTCTTTCGCGGAGGTTGCTTTTTGCAGCGGCATCTGCCGAGTTTGACAGCCGTCCCGGACGCGTACGGGACCGAATCGCAGAGTTGACTCTCCAGTGGTATGACGCGATACGCGAAGAGATCCGTGC is a genomic window containing:
- a CDS encoding TetR/AcrR family transcriptional regulator, with product MNLDSKSVAGSATRSTILAAAVDLASAEGLEGLTIGRLASELRMSKSGLFAHFGSKLELQLATLEWAREIFIREIVAPADREDAGLPRLYRMLLEWLNYVERIVFRGGCFLQRHLPSLTAVPDAYGTESQS